One Thermoanaerobacter pseudethanolicus ATCC 33223 DNA window includes the following coding sequences:
- a CDS encoding type I phosphomannose isomerase catalytic subunit: protein MKPLKFKPIFMERIWGGTALRDKFGFDIHEGKKIGELWTISDNRTAVSVIEGGEFDGQKLSDITYKFSEDIYGKGVNYQRFPLLIKIIDAQDKLSVQVHPDDEYAFKYENGDSGKTEMWYIIDAKPGAKLVCGLKEGTTKEEFKRLLEEERLEECLKEIEVKPGDVVYIPSGMVHAIGEGILICEIQQNSDLTYRVYDYNRVDEFGRKRELHIEKALDVINFNLKTDKIIPEFKGIQGGRISHVVKSPYFQVSIIEIYEEVKIDTEGKFNTLTAVEGNCKIDYYEGTVELKAGETVLIPASIPSYTIEGNCKVLKAYI, encoded by the coding sequence ATGAAACCTTTAAAATTTAAGCCTATTTTTATGGAGAGAATATGGGGAGGTACTGCATTAAGAGATAAATTTGGATTTGATATTCACGAGGGTAAAAAAATTGGAGAATTGTGGACAATATCTGACAATAGAACAGCTGTCAGTGTAATTGAAGGTGGAGAATTTGACGGGCAAAAATTAAGTGATATAACTTACAAATTTTCTGAGGATATATATGGCAAGGGGGTAAATTATCAAAGATTTCCTTTGCTTATCAAAATAATTGATGCGCAAGACAAACTTTCTGTCCAAGTTCATCCAGATGATGAATATGCTTTTAAATACGAAAATGGCGATTCTGGAAAAACAGAGATGTGGTATATAATAGATGCAAAACCAGGGGCTAAACTTGTATGTGGTTTAAAGGAAGGAACTACAAAAGAAGAATTTAAAAGGCTATTGGAGGAAGAAAGATTAGAAGAATGTTTAAAAGAAATAGAAGTAAAGCCAGGAGATGTGGTTTACATACCTTCAGGGATGGTGCATGCTATAGGTGAAGGCATACTTATTTGTGAAATTCAACAAAATTCAGACCTCACCTATAGAGTATATGATTACAATAGAGTAGATGAATTCGGGAGGAAGAGAGAGTTACATATAGAAAAAGCATTAGATGTTATAAATTTTAATTTAAAAACAGATAAAATAATACCTGAATTTAAAGGAATACAAGGCGGACGCATATCTCATGTTGTTAAATCTCCATATTTTCAGGTAAGTATAATTGAAATATATGAAGAAGTAAAAATAGATACAGAAGGAAAATTTAACACTTTAACAGCTGTAGAAGGAAATTGTAAAATTGACTATTATGAAGGTACTGTTGAATTAAAGGCAGGAGAAACTGTATTAATACCTGCTTCTATTCCAAGTTATACAATAGAGGGCAATTGCAAGGTGCTCAAAGCTTATATATAG
- a CDS encoding cation:proton antiporter, whose amino-acid sequence MTLLELAIILGISRIGGYLAARFNQMNVLGQIIAGLLIGPSVFGLVHSDYVLEFMAEIGVVLLMFLAGLETDTSELIASGFSSTAIAAGGVIVPFAAGAWGGLAAGVTLPEALFLGTMLTATSVSITVQALREMGKLNSKEGIAIMAAAVIDDVIGIIVLTFVTGYISGGTRILPLMEKIGVFAVAVVVITVVLRRYGERIMELMRPGTRIITFALVLCFSVAYFAEKADIAAITGAYIAGLILSNYSTKEKIVRGIEEIAYLFFTPIFFISIGLKTDVRAVLGDIGFSLIIIAIAVLGKIIGCGLTARLVGFNWSEGFTVGAGMVPRGEVALIIANLGLKKGIVSQRIFAVSVLMVLVTTLIAPPLLKLFFHRAENTENGE is encoded by the coding sequence GTGACCTTACTGGAACTTGCCATAATACTGGGAATATCCAGGATCGGCGGTTATCTGGCGGCAAGGTTCAACCAGATGAATGTACTGGGCCAGATCATCGCCGGCCTTCTCATAGGACCTTCGGTCTTCGGCTTGGTCCACTCCGATTATGTGCTGGAGTTCATGGCCGAAATAGGTGTGGTCCTGCTAATGTTCCTGGCAGGCCTCGAGACCGACACGTCGGAACTTATAGCGTCAGGATTTTCGTCTACGGCCATCGCCGCCGGAGGGGTTATAGTGCCCTTCGCTGCAGGTGCTTGGGGCGGACTGGCTGCGGGTGTTACCCTGCCCGAGGCCCTGTTCCTGGGGACCATGTTGACAGCCACCTCTGTCAGTATAACAGTGCAGGCACTGAGGGAAATGGGAAAGCTGAATTCAAAAGAGGGTATTGCCATTATGGCTGCTGCGGTAATCGACGACGTGATAGGTATAATCGTCCTCACCTTTGTGACCGGCTATATCTCCGGTGGAACCAGGATCCTGCCGCTGATGGAGAAAATAGGAGTATTTGCGGTCGCAGTGGTAGTTATTACAGTCGTGCTTCGGAGATACGGTGAACGCATAATGGAATTAATGAGACCGGGAACCAGGATCATAACCTTCGCCTTGGTACTATGCTTTAGCGTGGCTTACTTCGCCGAAAAGGCGGACATTGCCGCCATCACCGGTGCTTACATAGCGGGCTTGATTCTTTCAAACTACAGTACAAAAGAAAAAATTGTCCGCGGCATAGAAGAAATAGCCTACCTTTTCTTCACGCCCATATTTTTCATCAGCATCGGACTGAAGACTGATGTAAGGGCTGTGCTAGGCGATATCGGCTTCAGTCTTATCATAATAGCCATTGCTGTGCTCGGCAAGATCATCGGCTGCGGGCTGACGGCAAGGCTCGTGGGATTCAACTGGAGTGAGGGCTTTACAGTAGGCGCGGGCATGGTGCCCAGGGGAGAAGTGGCCCTGATCATCGCCAACCTGGGCTTGAAAAAGGGTATTGTTTCCCAGAGGATTTTCGCTGTTTCGGTGCTGATGGTTCTTGTAACTACTCTTATTGCCCCGCCGCTTTTAAAGCTGTTTTTCCATAGGGCAGAAAATACAGAAAACGGGGAGTGA